From the Clostridiales bacterium FE2011 genome, one window contains:
- a CDS encoding cytidine deaminase, with translation MRKRKVLIEWDVRNEIDNAIMERMQTAADLCLNCENVKIPCAVTVCLCDDAMIADINRQYRGIDRSTDVLSFPSVNYPEGKTAGDSEALLRQEYDDEYDAAFLGDLFISVPHLIAQAQEYGHTVKREAVYLLVHGICHLMGYDHIEEADKERMRAMEEKILAAASVSREEHDAADDQLLLSKAREAMTRSYSPYSSYPVGAALHSTDGRIFTGCNVENASFGLTNCAERTAVFKAVSEGVRSFDMLAIAAKTKAWPCGACRQVLNEFAPDLRILVTWDDHVEEKTLKELLPEGFGPHSMEH, from the coding sequence ATGAGGAAGCGGAAAGTGCTGATTGAATGGGACGTCCGTAATGAGATTGACAATGCCATTATGGAACGTATGCAGACAGCAGCCGATCTTTGCCTGAACTGTGAAAACGTCAAAATTCCCTGTGCAGTGACCGTATGCCTGTGTGATGACGCAATGATTGCAGATATCAACAGGCAGTACAGGGGAATCGATCGTTCAACGGATGTGCTTTCTTTTCCTTCTGTGAACTATCCGGAAGGGAAAACAGCAGGAGACAGTGAAGCCCTGCTCAGGCAGGAATACGACGATGAATATGATGCAGCGTTTCTCGGCGACCTGTTTATTTCCGTACCGCACCTGATTGCCCAGGCACAGGAATACGGCCATACCGTCAAAAGAGAGGCTGTTTATCTTCTTGTTCATGGTATCTGCCACCTGATGGGATACGATCATATAGAGGAAGCAGACAAGGAAAGGATGAGGGCCATGGAGGAAAAGATTCTTGCAGCAGCGTCCGTAAGCAGGGAAGAACATGACGCGGCGGATGATCAGCTCCTGCTATCCAAAGCCAGGGAAGCCATGACCAGAAGCTATTCACCTTATTCTTCCTATCCTGTGGGAGCGGCGCTTCACAGCACGGACGGAAGGATTTTTACAGGCTGCAACGTGGAAAACGCTTCATTTGGCCTGACAAACTGTGCAGAAAGGACAGCTGTTTTCAAGGCTGTCAGTGAAGGCGTCCGTTCCTTTGATATGCTTGCGATTGCGGCGAAAACAAAAGCCTGGCCCTGCGGCGCATGCAGGCAGGTACTCAATGAATTTGCACCGGATCTGCGGATTCTTGTCACATGGGATGATCATGTAGAGGAAAAAACGCTGAAGGAACTGCTTCCGGAGGGCTTTGGCCCCCACAGCATGGAACATTGA
- the era gene encoding GTPase Era, with protein sequence MKQKAKNYHSGFVTIIGRPNVGKSSLMNRMIGEKIAIVSSKPQTTRSRIMGVLSRTEHQIVFLDTPGIHDPRTKLGEYMMHSVRDAMDGMDAVLVLFDVTHITENDLRVAEGMKEKKVPVILALNKIDLATPEQILAATAKAAEIGFEEIIPVSARTGDGVEELIKSLENHLPEGPQYFPEDMITDQPERILCAEIIREKALRHLRDEVPHGIGVEIMKIEALSDKLTEINATVYCERAAHKGIIIGKNGTMLQTIGTEARLDIEKLMDTHINLKLWVKIRPDWRNNASDLKNLGYDS encoded by the coding sequence ATGAAACAGAAAGCTAAAAACTATCATTCAGGATTTGTGACCATCATCGGCAGGCCCAATGTGGGGAAATCTTCTCTGATGAACAGAATGATCGGAGAAAAAATCGCGATTGTATCCAGCAAGCCCCAGACCACACGCAGTCGGATTATGGGTGTGCTGTCGAGAACTGAACACCAGATCGTTTTCCTGGATACGCCCGGTATTCATGATCCGCGGACAAAACTCGGGGAGTATATGATGCACTCTGTCCGTGATGCCATGGACGGTATGGACGCCGTGCTGGTGCTTTTTGACGTCACCCATATTACGGAAAATGATCTGCGCGTTGCCGAGGGAATGAAGGAGAAAAAGGTTCCTGTTATTCTGGCCCTGAACAAGATCGACCTGGCGACACCGGAACAGATCCTTGCGGCTACGGCCAAGGCAGCGGAAATTGGATTTGAAGAGATTATCCCTGTAAGCGCCAGGACCGGAGACGGTGTGGAGGAACTGATCAAAAGCCTGGAGAATCACCTGCCGGAAGGGCCGCAGTATTTTCCGGAAGATATGATTACAGACCAGCCGGAGCGGATTCTGTGCGCCGAAATTATCCGCGAAAAAGCGCTTCGTCATCTCAGGGACGAAGTGCCGCACGGGATCGGTGTGGAAATCATGAAAATTGAAGCGCTCAGTGATAAACTGACTGAGATCAACGCTACGGTATACTGTGAACGGGCAGCCCATAAGGGAATTATTATCGGCAAAAACGGAACCATGCTTCAGACCATCGGTACTGAAGCACGGCTTGATATTGAAAAACTGATGGATACGCACATCAATCTGAAATTGTGGGTAAAAATCCGTCCTGACTGGCGTAACAATGCATCGGATCTGAAGAACCTGGGGTATGACAGCTGA
- a CDS encoding class I SAM-dependent rRNA methyltransferase, with protein MTPTIQLKPGKEKRVYTLHPWIFKSDIDKELNGSTAGDIVDIISSKGKFLARGYYNPNSQIALRIMTYNEEEAVDRDLIFRRIHEAVEYRRTFADLKSCRLVFAESDRLPALIVDAFDDVLVLQCLALGMERFKKDIVDALVEEMHPRGIWERNDVPVRKLEGLEMCTGLLYGEVPDRVQMCENGVRFWVDVKEGQKTGFFLDQKENRAAIAPFVKDQKVLDCFTHTGSFALHAGHYGAAEVTGVDISEFACECAAENASLNHLEDRVHFVAANAFDLLSEQSRKGEKYDVIILDPPAFTKSRNAVDSALRGYKEINLRAMKMIREGGYLITCSCSQHVLPEMFRTMVLDAAKDAKVLLRQVEFRTQGKDHPILPYARETEYLKCGIYQVFR; from the coding sequence ATGACCCCAACCATACAGCTGAAACCCGGCAAGGAAAAACGTGTATATACCCTGCATCCCTGGATTTTCAAAAGCGATATCGACAAGGAACTGAACGGCTCCACAGCCGGGGATATCGTGGACATCATCAGTTCCAAAGGAAAGTTCCTGGCCAGAGGATACTATAATCCCAACAGCCAGATTGCCCTGCGGATCATGACCTACAATGAAGAAGAAGCAGTGGATCGTGACCTGATTTTCCGCAGAATTCATGAAGCAGTGGAATACCGTCGTACCTTTGCGGATCTGAAAAGCTGCCGTCTTGTATTTGCTGAAAGCGACAGGCTTCCTGCGCTGATTGTGGATGCCTTTGATGATGTTCTGGTGCTGCAGTGCCTGGCACTGGGAATGGAACGGTTTAAAAAGGATATCGTGGACGCGCTGGTTGAAGAAATGCATCCCCGGGGCATCTGGGAAAGAAACGACGTACCGGTGCGCAAACTGGAAGGCCTGGAAATGTGTACAGGCCTGCTGTATGGCGAAGTGCCGGATCGTGTACAAATGTGTGAAAACGGCGTCAGGTTCTGGGTTGATGTAAAGGAAGGTCAGAAAACCGGGTTTTTCCTGGATCAGAAGGAAAACCGCGCTGCCATTGCCCCCTTTGTGAAAGACCAGAAAGTGCTGGACTGTTTCACACATACCGGATCTTTCGCGCTGCATGCAGGACATTACGGCGCAGCCGAAGTGACCGGTGTGGATATCAGTGAATTTGCCTGTGAATGTGCTGCCGAAAATGCCTCGCTTAACCACCTGGAGGACAGGGTTCATTTTGTGGCAGCGAACGCATTTGATCTTCTTTCTGAACAGAGCCGCAAAGGCGAAAAATATGACGTGATTATTCTTGATCCTCCTGCTTTTACCAAATCACGCAACGCTGTGGACAGCGCGCTCAGGGGCTACAAGGAAATCAATCTGCGCGCCATGAAAATGATCCGTGAAGGCGGGTACCTGATCACCTGCTCCTGCAGCCAACATGTACTGCCTGAAATGTTCCGGACGATGGTGCTTGATGCGGCGAAAGACGCAAAAGTACTGCTCAGGCAGGTAGAATTCAGGACACAGGGTAAAGATCATCCGATTCTTCCCTATGCCCGTGAAACCGAATACCTGAAGTGCGGTATATATCAGGTTTTCAGATGA